One genomic segment of Tubulanus polymorphus chromosome 4, tnTubPoly1.2, whole genome shotgun sequence includes these proteins:
- the LOC141904092 gene encoding proton channel OtopLc-like, translating to MPDNDSKIGYSQKLRERLTRAENLTRAEKKGATRIGCCLYCLLLCILGMVFPISDTLTNVEMENGYYTESYQFALCLGAIGIMVYVLLVLVRDIQPLTADEPSNNKHQRNNGDIAVIDVGKTDERGDPPMDPEIHIGGAGTNLYFRIGGFVFSLGAAAYCALRFVAAYEGVIPPSCHGPFKQAVDIVMIIFTLMQSFLYVKYHTLVINRHKAVMRMCMMHLVATNLALWLSATTHETANDIGHKLYNLSVSENSSEHGRSCHDSHTVYDYVSRFVYPTVIEYGLFGAGAAYALYLNIGKQANRSRVATMVASPKICSKAWCHNNFHRSYPGMILGLVVVVSTAAGIGLFYSTEDKEASNPADRAFSEYIFLLMELMLMIAALVSATFMYLFLRNLKYVGIEEDNFDTKLLIVTQSGVYALAAFMLLGAIHALNVGVDVQYGLFFLAHALISVVQSSFQTSIIIDGFSRTAHRDEHCRKKPGQSVITLLVLVNLSMWMSATFIFAEVGQVEFFDEFFGIIPWSMITRLFTPLVIFYRFQSSTSLADIWQKAYKTRQID from the exons aaaagGAGCCACTCGCATAGGATGTTGCCTGTACTGTCTATTGCTGTGTATATTGGGAATGGTTTTTCCGATCAGCGATACTCTGACGAACGTCGAAATGGAAAATGGCTACTACACCGAG TCCTATCAATTTGCTTTGTGCTTGGGTGCGATCGGCATAATGGTTTACGTTCTGCTCGTACTGGTCAGAGACATCCAACCGTTAACCGCGGACGAACCGTCGAACAACAAACATCAGCGAAATAACGGCGACATCGCTGTAATCGACGTGGGTAAAACCGACGAACGCGGTGACCCTCCGATGGACCCCGAAATTCATATCGGCGGTGCTGGCACAAACCTTTACTTCAGAATCGGAGGTTTTG TATTTTCCCTCGGTGCAGCGGCTTATTGCGCGTTACGCTTCGTGGCGGCTTATGAAGGGGTAATACCTCCATCGTGTCACGGACCATTCAAACAAGCCGTTGATATCGTGATGATTATATTCACGTTAATGCAATCGTTTCTTTACGTTAAATATCACACG TTAGTTATAAATCGTCATAAAGCGGTGATGAGAATGTGTATGATGCACCTAGTCGCTACAAACCTGGCCCTGTGGCTCTCTGCCACCACGCACGAAACGGCCAACGATATCGGGCATAAACTATACAATTTGTCAG TTTCCGAAAATAGCAGCGAACACGGTCGATCTTGCCACGATAGTCACACGGTGTACGATTACGTTTCGCGGTTTGTCTACCCGACCGTCATCGAGTACGGACTATTCGGTGCCGGGGCGGCGTACGCTTTGTACCTGAACATCGGTAAACAAGCGAACAGATCCCGCGTCGCTACGATGGTGGCGTCGCCGAAAATCTGCAGCAAAGCTTGGTGCCACAACAACTTCCATCGGTCGTACCCTGGCATGATTCTAGGATTGGTGGTCGTCGTCTCAACAGCCGCCGGAATCGGTCTGTTCTACAGCACAGAGGATAAGGAAGCGTCGAACCCGGCCGACCGCGCTTTTAGCGAGTACATATTCCTACTGATGGAACTAATGCTGATGATCGCGGCGTTAGTGTCGGCTACGTTCATGTATTTGTTTTTACGCAATTTGAAATACGTCGGGATCGAAGAGGACAATTTCGATACCAAGTTGTTGATAGTAACTCAATCAGGGGTCTACGCTTTGGCGGCGTTCATGCTGTTAGGTGCTATACACGCTCTAAACGTCGGCGTCGACGTGCAATACGGCTTGTTTTTTCTAGCTCACGCTCTTATATCCGTCGTCCAGAGTAGCTTCCAAACATCGATAATCATCGACGGCTTCAGTCGAACGGCGCACCGCGACGAGCACTGTCGCAAGAAGCCCGGCCAGAGCGTCATCACGCTGCTCGTACTGGTCAACCTATCTATGTGGATGTCGGCTACGTTCATATTCGCCGAAGTCGGGCAGGTGGAGTTTTTCGACGAATTTTTCGGCATAATACCGTGGAGCATGATCACGAGGTTGTTCACGCCGCTGGTCATCTTCTATCGGTTCCAATCGTCTACCTCACTCGCCGATATTTGGCAAAAAGCTTACAAAACTCGTCAGATCGATTGA